One part of the Tunicatimonas pelagia genome encodes these proteins:
- a CDS encoding arylsulfatase encodes MNHLTYSSAVKLGISIWLLLAGLLFSLNSCTTSEGQAERPPNIVLIMADDMGFSDLGCYGSEIQTPNLDRLAQEGMRMTQFYNTAKCTETRATLLTGLHFQQTNNLNKSDNNVTIAEALGENGYQTIMAGKWHLGNWAEEVDTPNKRGFNEYFGFLNGASNFYTGRNYKDDVNYMRLNSEVFEAPEDFYTTDAFTDFAMEQISAATQQEKPFFVYLAHNAPHYPLQAPEENIAKYRGSYNIGWDSLRLQRLQRMKELGIVDIDQPLAPRDSLAPAWNDLTTDQQQEEAELMAVYAGMVDRLDEQIGRLLNHLDSLKVAENTLVVFLSDNGGCPFDANHSPIVPPGPEEADRTYDTEWAQVSNTPFRKYKQWIHEGGIATPMIIRWPTKIQPNTKLEEPGQLVDIMPTFLAAAGANYPERYQTRQVLPMEGVSLLPAWQGGQLTRKKPMFWEFRGSRAVREGDWKLVGQRGGSWELYNITEDRAELSNQIDQQPERAQAMMAAYEQWAERVGAHSNEASLAMPLNQQDRYLFEGEKEPNTLNK; translated from the coding sequence ATGAACCACCTAACCTACTCATCTGCTGTGAAACTTGGTATTTCCATTTGGCTGCTTCTAGCTGGCCTGCTGTTTTCTCTAAACTCCTGCACCACCTCAGAGGGGCAAGCCGAACGCCCCCCGAACATTGTACTCATTATGGCCGACGATATGGGCTTCTCTGATTTGGGTTGCTACGGCTCCGAGATTCAGACTCCCAACTTGGATCGATTGGCTCAAGAAGGTATGCGGATGACCCAATTCTACAATACGGCTAAGTGTACTGAAACCCGCGCCACGCTACTTACCGGACTTCACTTTCAGCAGACTAACAACCTGAATAAATCAGATAATAATGTGACAATCGCTGAAGCGCTGGGCGAAAATGGCTACCAAACGATTATGGCGGGAAAGTGGCATCTGGGTAACTGGGCGGAAGAAGTAGATACGCCTAATAAAAGAGGCTTTAACGAGTACTTTGGCTTTCTAAACGGAGCTAGCAACTTCTACACCGGACGCAATTACAAAGACGATGTAAACTACATGCGGTTGAACAGCGAAGTGTTTGAAGCCCCCGAAGATTTCTATACCACCGATGCTTTCACCGATTTTGCGATGGAGCAAATATCCGCAGCTACTCAACAGGAAAAACCCTTTTTTGTGTACTTAGCCCATAATGCCCCTCATTATCCGTTACAAGCCCCGGAAGAGAACATCGCAAAATACCGAGGCAGCTACAATATTGGCTGGGACAGCTTACGTCTGCAACGATTGCAGCGAATGAAAGAGCTTGGCATTGTAGACATTGACCAACCCCTAGCTCCCCGCGACTCATTGGCTCCGGCCTGGAATGATTTAACTACTGACCAACAGCAAGAAGAAGCCGAGCTGATGGCAGTCTACGCCGGAATGGTTGACCGGTTGGATGAGCAGATTGGTCGCTTACTAAACCATTTAGATTCACTAAAAGTGGCTGAAAACACCTTAGTCGTTTTTCTTTCGGATAACGGAGGCTGTCCGTTTGATGCTAACCACTCGCCAATAGTGCCTCCTGGCCCGGAGGAAGCAGACCGAACTTATGATACTGAGTGGGCTCAGGTTTCTAACACTCCTTTTCGCAAGTACAAACAGTGGATTCACGAAGGCGGTATTGCTACTCCTATGATTATCCGTTGGCCCACAAAAATTCAACCCAATACTAAACTAGAGGAACCTGGACAACTGGTCGATATAATGCCTACATTTTTGGCGGCTGCCGGAGCTAACTACCCAGAACGGTACCAAACCCGCCAAGTCTTACCAATGGAAGGAGTCAGCTTACTTCCTGCTTGGCAAGGTGGACAGCTTACCCGGAAAAAACCAATGTTTTGGGAGTTCCGGGGCAGCCGGGCGGTGCGCGAAGGCGACTGGAAGCTGGTAGGCCAGCGCGGAGGTAGCTGGGAACTGTACAATATTACTGAAGACCGCGCTGAGCTGAGTAATCAGATTGATCAACAGCCCGAACGAGCGCAAGCAATGATGGCTGCTTACGAACAGTGGGCTGAACGGGTGGGTGCCCATTCTAACGAAGCATCCTTAGCAATGCCACTAAATCAACAAGACCGCTACCTGTTTGAAGGGGAAAAAGAACCTAACACACTAAACAAATAA
- a CDS encoding glycoside hydrolase family 2 TIM barrel-domain containing protein: protein MLPKLHDTQQIPIMTKLATFFLGQGGLILLLLATTIFFNPALAQETEPTGTEITDPTIVGVNKIKPHALLLPYDSPEQAQQDTAENSPYYQSLNGSWKFAFSENPDSRPQDFYSSDFDVSDWAEITVPGDWQMQGYDQTIYLNHPYEFTTAEGASEMPLMSDTREVMTPNPPEVPTQWNPVGSYRRSFTVPENWAEREVILHFGGVKTAFYVWVNGEYVGYSEDSKTPAEWDITEYLQAGENTVACEVYRIASGSYLECQDFWRLSGIERDVYLYSLPKLSIQDLSVKAGLDSTYQTGLFSAEVVMTNHSDDPFSDKSLRLQLLDASGSAVYEEEKSITVSGESEETFTFEAEVDNCQAWSAEAPNLYSLLITYQGSADETPTVSATQVGFRNVVIENGQLLVNGQPVLVKGVNRHEHHPEFAHHIPRESMEEDIRLMKQFNINSVRTSHYPNDPYWYKLCDRYGLYVVDEANIESHGLGAAYQRPYDPKKHIADDPTWERAHLDRVERMYERDKNHPSIITWSLGNEAGDGSNFVKGYEWLKSKDSRPVQFEQARLHPHTDIYAPMYMSMDVMKQYALDNRAYRPLIQCEYAHAMGNSVGNLQDYWDLIESYDVLQGGFIWDWVDQGLVKKTEQGETYFGYGGDFTGDSIRSDHNFCLNGLVSPDRKPNPHIYEVKKVYQNFKAEPIDLSTGKVKLTNEYFFTDLQEYDVRWKLEEEGNIVREGTLDVALAPRNTQEVTIPYQTINSGKEQWLTISVHQKQSDPLIPTGHELAVEQLLVNSVSLASDSNNADFSALSLEEDSESITVNGAQFTLRWNKADGTLQQFNFQDNALLVAPPRPDFWRIPTDNDYGNNMPKQLAAWRDIPNTLKTEDPKAIEKDNGEIEITVPGVLTDIDTQYDVTYTVHPSGAVTVATSFIPPPYRPLPELPRLGTQMKIAGNLSEAKWYGRGPHENYSDRKTSALVGVYEMAVEDLYFPYVRPQENGYRTDVRWLELTNSEGVGLKISGSPTFCFSANYHERAGFSNDPQRKYLHTPDIEPQENITLNIDYGQRGVGGDNSWGALPHTEYRILPREYYFSFTMTPINQPAEVRANE, encoded by the coding sequence ATGCTTCCCAAGCTACACGATACGCAACAGATACCCATAATGACTAAACTAGCTACTTTTTTTCTTGGGCAAGGAGGTCTCATCTTACTGCTTCTGGCAACAACTATTTTTTTTAATCCAGCCCTAGCCCAAGAAACCGAACCAACCGGAACTGAAATAACGGATCCTACCATCGTAGGGGTAAATAAAATTAAACCTCACGCCCTGCTTCTCCCCTACGATAGCCCCGAGCAAGCTCAGCAAGATACGGCCGAAAATTCACCCTACTATCAGTCATTGAACGGCTCCTGGAAATTTGCTTTCTCCGAAAATCCTGATAGTCGCCCCCAAGATTTTTATTCTTCCGACTTCGATGTATCAGACTGGGCGGAGATCACAGTGCCCGGCGACTGGCAGATGCAGGGTTACGATCAAACGATTTACCTGAACCATCCTTATGAGTTTACCACTGCTGAGGGAGCTTCGGAGATGCCACTCATGTCGGACACGCGGGAGGTAATGACTCCTAACCCTCCTGAAGTACCTACTCAATGGAATCCGGTAGGCTCGTACCGTCGTAGCTTTACCGTTCCCGAAAACTGGGCCGAGCGAGAAGTAATTCTGCACTTTGGTGGGGTAAAAACCGCTTTCTACGTATGGGTAAACGGTGAATACGTCGGGTATTCGGAAGACTCTAAAACTCCGGCTGAATGGGATATTACCGAATATTTGCAAGCAGGCGAAAATACGGTGGCCTGTGAAGTGTACCGCATTGCTTCCGGTTCCTATTTAGAGTGTCAAGATTTCTGGCGATTAAGCGGTATTGAACGCGATGTGTATTTGTACTCCCTACCGAAACTTAGCATTCAGGATTTATCCGTAAAAGCTGGATTGGACAGTACGTATCAGACCGGACTTTTCTCGGCTGAAGTTGTGATGACCAACCATAGCGATGACCCGTTTTCGGACAAGTCGCTTCGCCTTCAGCTACTAGATGCTTCCGGCAGCGCGGTGTACGAAGAAGAGAAAAGTATTACCGTATCGGGCGAGTCAGAAGAAACATTTACGTTTGAAGCCGAAGTAGATAACTGCCAAGCCTGGTCAGCCGAAGCACCTAATTTATACTCGCTGCTGATTACTTATCAGGGTTCAGCGGACGAAACTCCTACCGTAAGTGCTACGCAGGTGGGCTTTCGTAATGTGGTCATAGAAAATGGACAACTGTTGGTAAACGGCCAGCCCGTGCTGGTGAAAGGCGTTAATCGGCACGAACATCACCCGGAATTTGCTCACCACATTCCGCGCGAAAGTATGGAGGAGGATATTCGCCTGATGAAGCAGTTTAATATTAACTCGGTGCGTACCAGCCACTACCCCAATGATCCGTACTGGTACAAGCTCTGCGACCGCTACGGTTTGTACGTGGTGGACGAAGCAAATATTGAGTCGCACGGATTGGGCGCGGCTTACCAAAGACCATATGACCCGAAGAAGCATATTGCTGATGACCCTACTTGGGAGCGAGCCCATCTGGACCGAGTAGAACGGATGTATGAACGGGATAAAAACCACCCGTCTATCATTACTTGGTCATTAGGAAATGAGGCCGGGGATGGCTCTAATTTTGTAAAAGGCTACGAATGGCTGAAATCTAAAGACAGCCGCCCGGTGCAGTTTGAGCAAGCCCGCCTTCATCCACATACCGATATTTACGCTCCCATGTATATGTCAATGGACGTGATGAAACAGTACGCGCTGGATAACCGAGCGTACCGTCCGCTCATTCAGTGTGAATACGCCCACGCGATGGGAAACAGTGTAGGTAATCTTCAGGACTACTGGGATTTGATAGAAAGTTACGACGTGCTTCAGGGCGGTTTTATCTGGGACTGGGTAGACCAGGGGCTGGTGAAGAAAACTGAGCAGGGCGAAACCTACTTCGGCTACGGCGGCGATTTCACCGGCGATTCTATCCGCAGCGACCACAATTTCTGCCTCAACGGACTAGTAAGCCCCGATAGAAAACCGAATCCGCATATTTATGAGGTAAAAAAAGTGTACCAGAATTTTAAAGCAGAGCCGATTGACCTATCGACTGGAAAAGTAAAACTCACCAACGAATATTTCTTTACTGATTTACAAGAATATGATGTCCGCTGGAAACTGGAAGAGGAAGGAAACATTGTAAGAGAAGGCACCTTGGATGTTGCTCTAGCTCCCCGAAATACCCAAGAAGTAACCATTCCCTACCAAACTATTAATTCAGGAAAAGAGCAGTGGCTAACTATTTCGGTTCATCAGAAACAGTCTGACCCGCTGATTCCTACTGGACATGAACTAGCGGTTGAACAGCTATTGGTAAATTCAGTCTCACTTGCATCAGACTCAAATAATGCTGATTTTTCAGCTCTGTCGCTAGAAGAAGATTCAGAATCAATCACCGTGAATGGAGCTCAATTTACGCTACGCTGGAATAAAGCGGACGGTACCCTACAGCAGTTCAACTTTCAGGATAATGCGTTACTGGTTGCTCCACCTCGCCCCGATTTCTGGCGCATTCCCACTGATAACGATTACGGAAACAACATGCCGAAGCAACTCGCTGCTTGGCGCGACATACCGAATACACTAAAAACCGAAGATCCTAAAGCTATAGAAAAAGATAATGGCGAGATAGAAATTACTGTACCTGGAGTGCTTACTGATATTGACACCCAGTACGATGTAACCTACACCGTTCATCCCAGCGGGGCGGTAACCGTTGCTACTTCGTTTATTCCCCCACCCTATCGTCCGTTACCCGAACTACCGCGCTTAGGCACGCAAATGAAGATCGCCGGAAACCTTTCCGAAGCCAAATGGTACGGGCGCGGCCCCCACGAGAATTATAGTGACCGTAAGACTTCGGCCTTGGTGGGTGTGTACGAAATGGCGGTAGAAGATTTATACTTTCCCTACGTTCGCCCTCAAGAAAATGGCTACCGCACCGATGTCCGTTGGCTAGAACTGACCAACAGTGAAGGAGTAGGGCTAAAGATCAGTGGTTCACCCACTTT